The genomic region AATGAAACGGTTCCGTAACTGTACCATAGCGGCAGGTCGTCGTCATACCGTTGCTCTTAAATCTGACGGAACAGTAACAGCTGTGGGTGACAATAAATACGGTCAATGTAAGGTAAGCGATTGGTGCCATATCGTCGCAGTTGCGGCTAGTAATGTTCATATGGCTACGAACACCGGTAATGCACATACCGTTGGTCTTAAATCCGATGGTACGGTAACTGCTATCGGTTGGAATAAGCATGACCAATGCAATGTAAGCGAATGGCGCGATATCGTAACCGTTTCGGCAGGTTGGTGCCGTACTGTCGGGGTTAGATCAGATGGCACCGTGGTTGCGGTGGGGCGAAATAATGAAGGGGAATGCAACGTGAGCAGCTGGCATGATATTGTATCGGTCACGACGGGTGACTGGCATACAGTCGGTCTAAAATTAGACGGAACGGTAACAGCCGTTGGTAACAATAAGTATAACCAATGTAGCGTAAACGACTGGGGCGACATATTAGCTGTTTCGGCGGGGTATCTTCATACTGTTGGGCTTAGATCGGATGGCACGGTAGTGGCTGTGGGTAGAAATAATGAAGGGGAATGCGACGTAAGCCAATGGCGCGATATTGTAGCAGTTGCAGCGGGGAGTTATCATACTGTTGGTCTTAAGTCCGACGGAACGATGGTTGCTGTGGGTTCGAATAAACATCACCAATGCGATCTAAGTGGCTGGCACGAAATTAGATCTGTTTCGGCGGGGTGTGCCCATACAATTGGACTGAAATCGGATGGTACGATGGTTGCTGTGGGTGATAATGATTATGGACAATGTGATGTAAGCAGATGGGGTAGCATCCAACAATATTAATTGTCGAGGACAAGAACGTATTCCCATTGAAGTCGCTAAGTTAGCGGCTTTTTTGTTTTAAGGAACCAAGTCTTGTCCCAAGCTGAGGATAAAAACATTGTGTCATTATGCCCAGTTTATCTATCGCCTGGCTGCAACCTTTGTCGTGTCAAGGGAAGATGAGTTGCACGGGAATGACGGCGTTCTTAGGAGAATAAATATCTTCCATCTGTTCACATAACAGCTTGACGGCTGTTCGTGCCATTTCCTGTTCATCCTGCTGCACATAAGCTACGCCTGAAAGATGTGGATTATCGAAAGATAGTAAATCGATATTTGAGTGTTCGTTCAGAAGACTGATCGCGGCGGATGTGAGGCGTGCTGTTTCTTCAGTCAAGGAGAAGGCTGCCGAAATTCCACTGTGGTTCTGCAAGAAGTTGCTTACATAGTCCAATGCTTGCTCGCTGCGTAGAATGTCGAGAGGAATGTGACACCACAAGCGCTTGTCAATCGAGATGCCTTGATCTGTGTACGCCTGCTCGAAGCCGAGCGTGCGGTCCTCGACGGCTGTATTGGCATTTTCAGGTGAGATGAGCGCAATCTGCTGATGACTCTTGGATAGCAAATGAGATACAGCCTTATACGCACCGCCGTAATTGTCGGATGTAATGGTGTACGTCTCAATGTTGCGCAGATAGCGGTCGATGAACACACACGGGAATTTATCGAGCGACAGACGCAGTAATGATTCGTTGTACTTCTCATCTTCTGTTGGAAAAACGATCAGCCCCTTCACACCGAGCTCCGTTAGTGTACGAATGACGTTTGATTCGATAGAGGAGGACTCGCGCGTGATACTTAGTACCATGCTGAGGCCGGCTTCTTGCAAGAAGTGTTCCGTGTAGTCAACGAGCTTCTGAATGACACGGGTTCTCATCGTCGGAATGATGAAGCCAATGAGCGGCATCGAGGACGCGCGGCATGGGGATGGTGAGAAATTGATGCTAGAAACAACAAGACTAGAAGAGACGAATGAGCCTTTGCCTTGTACGCGTATAATTAATCCTTCGTCAGCTAGTAGGGTTAGGGCGTTCTTGACTGTTATTTTACTTACTCTGAATTCGTCCATTAGTTCTTGCTCAGAAGGAATGCGATCCGTTGGCCGAAGCTGCCCTGATTTAATTTTTTGCATAATATTTTCTCGAATTTGTTTGTAGAGCGCCAGCTTTTTCAAATAGTAGCATCTCCCCATAAACTTTATGATTTTATAATCAATTGGTTATATAAAGCTTATTTCATATATATTATAATACGGCGTGTAAAGCGCTTACAATACGGAATCTGAGAAATTGTTGCGAAGGGGTCTTTTCTTTGAAAGGTTAGAATTATGTTAAGGATGGTGGTGCCAAGGTGTATCAAAACCGCTTAAATTAACAGAACTAACTAGTCAGCCGACTTTTCAAATGCATAACAAAAAAAGAGAGGATGACGAACAAATGAAAAAACGCAGTGCTTTAATCTCCATCGTTACACTCCTTATTATGTCACTTGTTTTTACTGCATGTGGTAATCCTTCCGGTTCAAAAACGGAAACGCAGCAATTAGGCGCTAATGCCGGCGAGAATGCAACAGAATTATCATTTTGGACATTCGTAGATTTGCACGGCAAGCATTTGGATAAAATGCTGGGGTTATGGAACCAACAGAACCCAGACAAACAGATTAAGTTAAATGTAACGGTTATGCCTTATGATGATATGCACAACAAGCTCTTGTTGGCAGTTACCAGTGGAAAAGGTGCTCCTGATATCGCGGATATTGAGCTTGGTCAATTCCCTAAATTCTTGGAAGGTGACAACGTTCCACTGGAATCTTTGAATGATGTATTTGCACCATACAAAGACGTGGTTGTTCCTTCACGTGTCGAGATTTATTCCAAAGCCGAACAGGTTTATGGATTCGATTATCACGTAGGTGCAACGCTTGCTTTCTACAATACTGAAATTCTCGAGCAAGCAGGTGTTGACTACAAGACAATCAAAACGTGGGAAGATTACAAACAAGCAGGTATCAAGGTTTATGAAAAGACTGGCAAGTACTTAGGTACTGCTGATACATCAGCTACGTGGCAAGCATCGCTGCTGCTAGCTCAGCAAAACGCTGATTTTACAGATGAAAATGGTAATCCAAAAGTGAACTCGCCTGAAATGATTAAAGCGTATGAAATGTTAGTCGATCTGCAGAAGAACAATGTTATTCATACGATCCCTGGCGGACAACCCGACACAGAAGAAGCAAAAGGCGAATACAACAAAGGCAACTACGCAAGTGCATTGATGCCTGAGTGGTATATGTCCCGCTTTGTAAACGAAATGAAAGACCTTAAAGGTAAGTATGCAATAGCTCCATTGCCTGTATTTGAAGAAGGTAATCCTCGTTCCGTTGGCTTAGGCGGTACTGGCACAGTTGTTACTAAGAATGGTAAAGACGTTCAGTTGGCAAAAGAATTTGTAGCCTTTGCTAAGCTTTCAAAAGAAGCTACTACTGAAATCTGGAATACACTTGGATTTGACCCAATCAACATGGAAGTATGGAAAGATGATGCAGTTACGAAAAACCCTGATAATGAATACGTCCAATACTTTAAAACAAATGCATTTGATACTTTGAATGAAATCAAGGACGAAATTAGAGCGATTAAGTCCGTTAAAGCCTCACCAACCATCGGCAATATCTTCAATACGGTAACTTTGAATGCTATCTTTGAAGATGGCCAAGACGTGAAGGAAGCTTTGGATGAAGCACAAGCAGCAATTGAACAAGAATTGAAATAAATATAATAAGTAAATGATTTGATTAAACCTGTCGGCAGGTATAGTGGTCGGCAGGTTTAACCTTAGTCAGGGGAGATTGAGAATATGATAAAGAAATTTGTATACTCTCAAAAAGTTGCGCCTTATGTTTTTGTACTGCCATTTATACTTATATTTTTGATATTCTGGTTTTTTCCACTTGTAAATTCATTCGTAATGAGCTTTCAAGATAGAATGTTAGGACAGGATCCTAAATGGATTGGTGAAGCGAATTATTCGAAATTACTTACTGATAAAGTGTTTTTGACATCTATTAAAAATAGCGTTGTGTACATGTTAGGAACCTTAGTGCTGTTAATTCCTTTTCCCATGTTATTCGCCGTTATGATCAACAGTAAGTTAATGAAGGGAAGAGAGTTTTTTAAATCTTCGTTCTTTCTCCCTGCATTGACTTCTGTCGCAGTTGCGGGTACCATTTTCCGCCTTACATTCGGTGAAATGGAAGGTTCATTAATGAATACTTTCCTGGGTCTATTTGGTATAGAGCCTATTAAATTTTTGAAAGACGGAAATTGGAGTATGGCAGCGCTGTTAATCCTCGCATGTTGGAGATGGACAGGTGTTAATATGCTTTACTATCTATCCGGTTTGAAAAGCATTGACAATGAATATTATGAGGCTGCTTCAATTGACGGGGCATCTGCTTGTCAGAAGTTTAGAACGATCACAATGCCATTATTGAAGCCGACCACGGTATATGTTACGACAATTAGTGTTTATGCAGGTTTAGCCATGTTTACCGAGAGCCTGATGATGTTTAACGGTAACAATTCACCCAAAAATATTGGCTTAACCATTGTTGGATACCTGTATAGACAAGGGATTGAGCAGAATAAGCTGGGTTACGCAGCTGCAGTTGGTATCGTTCTGTTAGTCATTGCTATGGTTATCAATTTAACGCAGTTGAAATTTAGTGGAATGTTCAAAAAGGAGGAGGATTAAAGTGGGCAGAAGTCAGACGAGGAGTGATTTCATCTCTAGAATAGTAATTATTTGTTTATTCATTATACTATTCGTTATAATTATGATCCCATTCTACGCAGTGGCCCTATCTTCCTTTAAACCCGGTGAATCATTAGTTAGATATGGTCTTAACCTAAGTTTGGATTTTGAAATCATGAGTTTTGATAATTTCATCTATCTGTTTACTGGACAACATGATTATTTTGTGTGGTTTTGGAACAGTATGATTTTAACAATCGTTCAAGTGGTTTTAACACTTTTTGTAAGCGCATTTGTTGCATATGGTTTTGCAGCATATCATTTTAAAGGTAAGAACTTCCTCTTTATATGTGTTTTGCTCATTATGATGGTGCCTTTCGAAATACTGCTGGTTCCCTTGTACAGCCTAATTAATGATTTGGGAATGGTGAATAGCTATTCGGCAATCATTTTGCCCGGTATAGCCAATGCCGCGACAATATTTTTCTTCAGGCAGTATCTACGAAGCATACCCAAAGAGATTATTCAATCTGGGCGGGTTGATGGCGCAAACGAGTATGCGATTTATTTCAGACTAATTATGCCGATTATGAAGCCATCCTTTGCAGCAATGGCCATTCTGAATGGTATGAATAGCTGGAATAATCTATTATGGCCATTCATGGTGCTCGGAGATCAGAGTAAATATACACTTCCAATCGGTTTGAAAACGTTGTTAACTCCTTATGGCAATAACTATGACTTATTGATCGTAGGATCCTTCTTCTCCATCATTCCAATTTTCATACTGTTCATTGCTTTTCAGAAATATTTCATAGACGGTATGACTGCAGGCGCTGTCAAAGGGTAGTGTAAATTATGATGAAACAGGTGATACGATGGAAATCCAACAACGAGCGTTACACGACATTCAACCATTGATTGAGCAAAGAGCTGATCCTTTTATTTACCGACATTCGGACGGTTATTATTACTTCGTAGCATCCGTTCCGGAGTATGATCGGATTGAAATCCGTAGAGCCCAGAACCTTGAGGGGCTTGTTACATCAACTCCTGTAGTGATCTGGAGAAAGCGCGAGACCGGTATCCTTAGTGCTAATATTTGGGCACCCGAACTGCATTTTATTGATGACAAATGGTACGTGTATTTCGCTGCCGCACACACGACGGAAACGAATGAAGGCTTGTTCGACCATCGGATGTACGTGCTAGAGAATGAAAATGCCAATCCGCTCGAAGGCATTTGGACGGAAAGAGGGCAAGTTCGTACCGAGTGGGAAAGCTTCGCCCTCGATGCCACTACCTTTGAGCATAATGGAAGCCGTTATTACGTATGGGCACAAAAGGATCCGAATATTGAAGGTAACTCTAATCTGTATATATCTAAAATGAGCAATCCGTGGACGTTGACTGGGCCGCAAACGATGATTTCGCTGCCGGAGTATGACTGGGAAATCATTGGTTATAAAGTGAACGAAGGTGCGGCATTTCTTCGCAAGGGTAATCGGGTATTCCTCTCTTACTCGGCTAGCGCCACCGATTTCAATTATTGCATGGGCCTACTTGAAGCCGATGCGGATGCTGATTTGCTCGATGCCACCTCATGGCGCAAGTCGCAAGCAGCGGTTTTCTCGACAGATGAGAGCATCTCAATGTATGGTCCCGGTCATAATTCCTTCACGGTGTCAGAAGACGGCGAAGAGACGCTATTTGTGTTCCACGCAAGAACGTACAAGAACATTATAGGAGATCCGCTGTACGATCCGAATCGCCATACATTTGTGACGGAGCTTTTGTGGACGGCTGACGGCAAACCCGATTTCCGCGGCTCTGTTGCAGCACTTGCACGTTCTGTACAGTGAACGAGTGTCCCAACAAGGTTGATTGATGGATTGGAGTTCGTTTATCCAACTTGCCAAAGAGAGACAGTTAGAACATCGAAGGCACCCTACTGGGTGCCTTCGACTTCGCTCAACAGATAATGCGTCGAACCGAATTACCCGAGAGCGTTATGAAATATCTATAGTTGTAGGTTGTCTTCAGCTTACGATTATTCCTGGCATATTCCTATTGAAAGTCGCTAATTCAAATCTTAACAGGCAGCCTAAATTTTGCACAGTTTTCAAATTTATTATAGGTTGTAATTATGTAAATTTCAGTTGGAAATGATGATTTCAGCTTGATGTAATGATTTGTAAAATAAGGTTATCAGAAAAGAACAAGGAGAGGTTCCCATGACAAAGCCAGACGTCACGCACCATCCACAGACATTAGGGTATAGCCATAAAATCAATGATCCATTCTGGTCGCATTATATTGAACTGGTCCGCAACGTAGTTGTTCCTTATCAATGGGAAGCGCTCAATGACCGTATCGAAGGAGCTGAACCAAGCCGGGCCATACGCAATTTCCGCATTGCTGCAGGGGATGAAGAGGGCGTTCATTATGGCATGGTTTTTCAGGATAGTGATGTTGCGAAATGGATTGAAGCAGCATCGTACCTGCTCGCCGCGAAACCCGATCCGGAACTTGAAGCCCTCGTGGATTCTGTTATTGAGACCATAGCTCGGGCACAGCAAGCCGATGGTTATTTGAACACGTACTTCACCCTGCGTGAACCTGGGGCGCGCTGGACGAACCTCGCCGAGTGTCATGAACTTTATTGTGCAGGACATATGATTGAGGCTGGTGTGGCGTACTATCATGCCACGGGCAAGCGCACGCTGCTGGATGTGGTTATTCGCCTGGCCGATCATATAGGCACCGTGTTTGGTACAAAGCCGGGACAATTGCCAGGTTATGATGGGCATCAGGAGATTGAACTTGCACTCTTCAAATTGTATGAGACGACAAAAGAAGAGAAATATCTGGAACTGAGCCGTTATTTTCTGGATCAGCGGGGAGCGAGTCCGCATTTTTTTGTAGAGGAATGGGAGCAAAGAGGCCGTACCATACATTTTGGCGAGTTGGATATGGTTCACCGGCACACGTACTCGCAGTCCCATCTGCCTATTAGGGAGCAGTCGACAGCAGAAGGCCATTCGGTTCGACTGGTTTACATGTGCGCGGCTATGGCAGATGTAGCTGCGAAGACGGAGGATACATCGCTGAAAGAAGCCTGTGAACGGTTGTGGAGCAACATCGTAAGCAAGCGAATGTACATTACGGGAAGCATTGGTTCATCAGCCAAAGAAGAAGCATTTACAGGCGATTATGATCTGCCTGGAGATACCGCCTACGCAGAGACCTGTGCCTCAATTGGCCTGATTTTTTGGGCGAAGCGCATGCTGCAGATGGAGCAGGATAGCCGGTACGCAGATGTTATGGAGCGAGCCCTGTACAACACGGTGATTAGTGGAATGTCTCTGGATGGTCAACGTTTCTTCTATGTGAATCCGCTTGAAGTCGATCCGAAGATGCAACGTGTAAATCCTAATTATGCCCACGTGCGAACACGCCGGCAAGGGTGGTTTGGTTGTGCTTGCTGTCCGCCGAACATTGCGCGATTACTTGCCTCATTGGATCAATATGTATATACCCCGGCTGTGGAACAGGCTACGTTGTATGTACAATTGTACATCGGAGGGGAAGGGGAATTCACACTTGAGGGTAGGAGAGCAGCCTTAACCATGGACTCTGACTATACCTCCACTGGAGATGTGAAGCTGATCGTTCGGCCTGATTCCCCAGAGGGAATGCAATTTACGATAGCTCTGAGAAAGCCGGACTGGTGCAAGATTCCCGAGCTATGGATTAACGGGGAAAAGAGCGAACAGGATGGTTTTACTTTTGAATACGGTTACATAAAAGTGACCCGATCGTGGAATGCCGGTGATGAGATTAAACTTCACTTCCCTATGGAGTTGCTGCGGATGAAAGGGCATGATCACATCAAAGCCACTTTCGGAAAAGTAGCCATCCAGCGGGGACCGTTTATGTACTGTCTCGAAGAAGTCGACAATGGCCGCGGATTGCATCGCATTCAGTTGCCCCGGGATGCCGAGTTTCATATCGGTAGCGGGGAACAGATACCTCTAGGGGTTCCGGCTCTTACAACCATTGGGCAGAGAATCGTATCCCAAGAAGACTGGGGAATACATCTGTATCGCAGTGATGTTCACTGGGATACACAGCCTGCCGAGCTTCGGTTCATTCCTTACTTCACTTGGGCCAATCGGGATGAAGGAGAAATGAGCGTTTGGATTCGCGAAAGCGAATAAGTAGAAGTCTACTAGTGCTGCTGTAATAAGGTATGCAAAAGGAAAGCTCCCGACAGACCCACAATACGCGCTGTAGGATAACGCGATCTTTGATGAGCGGACAAATGGGCGGGGGGATGAAATGAAGGATGGGCGAGTCCAATCCGGCACCTCAGTGGAGTAACGGTTATAGGATTCGATTATCTTAACAATCGACTTAGAGATTCTACTTTAGACGAAAGAATGAACGTCATTTTCGCTGGATCGGTCAAAGGTATTTCGTAAAAGAAACTATACTTACCGGTTTAAGAGAATTAAACCCCTAATGGATATGATCACATATATACAGGAGGTTATAATGACAATGATTTCGAAGAAGTGGAAGCCGCTCATGATTGCGCTGCTCCTGGCATTTTCAAGTCTGCCGCTGCAGGTTA from Paenibacillus sp. FSL R5-0341 harbors:
- a CDS encoding chromosome condensation regulator, with translation MGYNSRKETVFEMKRFRNCTIAAGRRHTVALKSDGTVTAVGDNKYGQCKVSDWCHIVAVAASNVHMATNTGNAHTVGLKSDGTVTAIGWNKHDQCNVSEWRDIVTVSAGWCRTVGVRSDGTVVAVGRNNEGECNVSSWHDIVSVTTGDWHTVGLKLDGTVTAVGNNKYNQCSVNDWGDILAVSAGYLHTVGLRSDGTVVAVGRNNEGECDVSQWRDIVAVAAGSYHTVGLKSDGTMVAVGSNKHHQCDLSGWHEIRSVSAGCAHTIGLKSDGTMVAVGDNDYGQCDVSRWGSIQQY
- a CDS encoding GntR family transcriptional regulator — translated: MGRCYYLKKLALYKQIRENIMQKIKSGQLRPTDRIPSEQELMDEFRVSKITVKNALTLLADEGLIIRVQGKGSFVSSSLVVSSINFSPSPCRASSMPLIGFIIPTMRTRVIQKLVDYTEHFLQEAGLSMVLSITRESSSIESNVIRTLTELGVKGLIVFPTEDEKYNESLLRLSLDKFPCVFIDRYLRNIETYTITSDNYGGAYKAVSHLLSKSHQQIALISPENANTAVEDRTLGFEQAYTDQGISIDKRLWCHIPLDILRSEQALDYVSNFLQNHSGISAAFSLTEETARLTSAAISLLNEHSNIDLLSFDNPHLSGVAYVQQDEQEMARTAVKLLCEQMEDIYSPKNAVIPVQLIFP
- a CDS encoding extracellular solute-binding protein, coding for MKKRSALISIVTLLIMSLVFTACGNPSGSKTETQQLGANAGENATELSFWTFVDLHGKHLDKMLGLWNQQNPDKQIKLNVTVMPYDDMHNKLLLAVTSGKGAPDIADIELGQFPKFLEGDNVPLESLNDVFAPYKDVVVPSRVEIYSKAEQVYGFDYHVGATLAFYNTEILEQAGVDYKTIKTWEDYKQAGIKVYEKTGKYLGTADTSATWQASLLLAQQNADFTDENGNPKVNSPEMIKAYEMLVDLQKNNVIHTIPGGQPDTEEAKGEYNKGNYASALMPEWYMSRFVNEMKDLKGKYAIAPLPVFEEGNPRSVGLGGTGTVVTKNGKDVQLAKEFVAFAKLSKEATTEIWNTLGFDPINMEVWKDDAVTKNPDNEYVQYFKTNAFDTLNEIKDEIRAIKSVKASPTIGNIFNTVTLNAIFEDGQDVKEALDEAQAAIEQELK
- a CDS encoding sugar ABC transporter permease, which translates into the protein MIKKFVYSQKVAPYVFVLPFILIFLIFWFFPLVNSFVMSFQDRMLGQDPKWIGEANYSKLLTDKVFLTSIKNSVVYMLGTLVLLIPFPMLFAVMINSKLMKGREFFKSSFFLPALTSVAVAGTIFRLTFGEMEGSLMNTFLGLFGIEPIKFLKDGNWSMAALLILACWRWTGVNMLYYLSGLKSIDNEYYEAASIDGASACQKFRTITMPLLKPTTVYVTTISVYAGLAMFTESLMMFNGNNSPKNIGLTIVGYLYRQGIEQNKLGYAAAVGIVLLVIAMVINLTQLKFSGMFKKEED
- a CDS encoding carbohydrate ABC transporter permease yields the protein MGRSQTRSDFISRIVIICLFIILFVIIMIPFYAVALSSFKPGESLVRYGLNLSLDFEIMSFDNFIYLFTGQHDYFVWFWNSMILTIVQVVLTLFVSAFVAYGFAAYHFKGKNFLFICVLLIMMVPFEILLVPLYSLINDLGMVNSYSAIILPGIANAATIFFFRQYLRSIPKEIIQSGRVDGANEYAIYFRLIMPIMKPSFAAMAILNGMNSWNNLLWPFMVLGDQSKYTLPIGLKTLLTPYGNNYDLLIVGSFFSIIPIFILFIAFQKYFIDGMTAGAVKG
- a CDS encoding family 43 glycosylhydrolase encodes the protein MEIQQRALHDIQPLIEQRADPFIYRHSDGYYYFVASVPEYDRIEIRRAQNLEGLVTSTPVVIWRKRETGILSANIWAPELHFIDDKWYVYFAAAHTTETNEGLFDHRMYVLENENANPLEGIWTERGQVRTEWESFALDATTFEHNGSRYYVWAQKDPNIEGNSNLYISKMSNPWTLTGPQTMISLPEYDWEIIGYKVNEGAAFLRKGNRVFLSYSASATDFNYCMGLLEADADADLLDATSWRKSQAAVFSTDESISMYGPGHNSFTVSEDGEETLFVFHARTYKNIIGDPLYDPNRHTFVTELLWTADGKPDFRGSVAALARSVQ
- a CDS encoding beta-L-arabinofuranosidase domain-containing protein, with the protein product MTKPDVTHHPQTLGYSHKINDPFWSHYIELVRNVVVPYQWEALNDRIEGAEPSRAIRNFRIAAGDEEGVHYGMVFQDSDVAKWIEAASYLLAAKPDPELEALVDSVIETIARAQQADGYLNTYFTLREPGARWTNLAECHELYCAGHMIEAGVAYYHATGKRTLLDVVIRLADHIGTVFGTKPGQLPGYDGHQEIELALFKLYETTKEEKYLELSRYFLDQRGASPHFFVEEWEQRGRTIHFGELDMVHRHTYSQSHLPIREQSTAEGHSVRLVYMCAAMADVAAKTEDTSLKEACERLWSNIVSKRMYITGSIGSSAKEEAFTGDYDLPGDTAYAETCASIGLIFWAKRMLQMEQDSRYADVMERALYNTVISGMSLDGQRFFYVNPLEVDPKMQRVNPNYAHVRTRRQGWFGCACCPPNIARLLASLDQYVYTPAVEQATLYVQLYIGGEGEFTLEGRRAALTMDSDYTSTGDVKLIVRPDSPEGMQFTIALRKPDWCKIPELWINGEKSEQDGFTFEYGYIKVTRSWNAGDEIKLHFPMELLRMKGHDHIKATFGKVAIQRGPFMYCLEEVDNGRGLHRIQLPRDAEFHIGSGEQIPLGVPALTTIGQRIVSQEDWGIHLYRSDVHWDTQPAELRFIPYFTWANRDEGEMSVWIRESE